The Thermococcus peptonophilus genomic sequence CACGTCGACCACTGCAACGACCTTGAGGTCATGGTCGAGGCCATGACGGGCGGAGCGCTGAAGAAGCGCGGCGTTTTGATAGCCTCAAAGAGCGTTGTCTACGGTGACGAGGAGCATACTCCCGCGATAAGCCAGTACCACATAAACGTCCTTGAGAGCGTGCACATCCCAGAACCGGGAAGCAAAATTTCGATCGGAGACGAGGAGTTGCTGATAACACCGAGCAAGCACTCCGACCCGACAACAATAGGCTTCAGGATGAGAACGAGCTTTGGTGATATCTCTTATATTCCCGATACAGCGTACTTCGATGACCTCATACGCTGGCACGATGGAGCGAGGGTTCTGATAGCGGCTATAACGAGACCCAGGGACATGGGAATTCCCTACCACATGAGCACAGACGACGCCGTTGAGATGCTCAAGAGCATGGAGAAGAAGCCGGAAGTCCTGGTAATGAGCCACATCGGGATGAAAATGCACTTCGCCAACCCCTACAAGGAGGCAAAGTACATCGAGAACGTCACTGGGGTCAAGACGTACGTTGCCAAGGAGGGCTTTAGAGTAACAGTCGATAAAAAAGAAATAGCGGTGAGAACTTTAAGGCCAGCTAGGTTCGTCTGAGCCTCTCTTTCTTTTCGGCTTCCTTTACAATTCTGGAGACCGTTGAGTAAGCCATCTCAAACAGCTCGTCCCTACGCTTCTCGCTTGGAGCCTCGACCACGACCCTTATCTTCGGCTCAGTTCCGCTAGGCCTTATCAATATCCACGAGCCGTCGTCCAGGGCAATCCTGAAACCCGAAATCGTCAGCACTTCCTTTATCTCGCCGGAGAGCTTCTTCTCGACCCCTTCAGAGGCCTTCTTAACCACTTCACTCTTGTATTCGTCAGGACAGAGGACATTGGCCTTCCTGAGGTAGTATGTTGGAATCTCCTTGACGAGCTCGCTCAGCGGGCCGTTCTCATCTATGAGCTTTATGAGCAGTCCCATCGTTACGAAGGGGTCAATCCACGGGCCGAACTTTGGATGGACGAGCTTCCATGGTTCAGCGGCAAAGATGGCGCCGTACTTCTTTATGCCGTCGTGTGGCTGCCCGAGTGGGATTCTCACGACCCTTCCCCCGGCCCTCTCCACCACATCGTCTATCCTCGAGCCCGTGTCTATGGAGACGACTACAGTTCCGCCGCTGTGCTCCTCCACATAGAGCTTGGCAAAGAGCGCTATAACCGTGTCTTCATCAACGTAGTTCCCCTTCTCGTCGAAGACCGCTATTCTATCAGCGTCCCCGTCTTGGGCTATCGCCAGGTCAGTCCCGAGCTCCTTCACAAGCTTTCCGAGGTAGGCTATGTTCTCATAGCGTGGTTCGGGCTTCCTGCCCGGGAAGTGTCCATCTACGTGGGCGTTGACGCTGAAGACCTTTGCCCCCATCTCGCGCAGAAGATAAGGTGCCACGAGACTTCCAGCGCCGTTTGCCCCGTCGTAGAGGACTTTAATGTTTGTCTCGTGGTTCACGAAGTCCAGAACAGCGTTTATGTAGTCCGGGATAACCTCTACTCTCCTGACGGTCTTTATCTCGTTCCATCTTGCTTTTTTGAATTCTCCGGAGAAGATTACTTCCTCAAGCTCCCTCTCCTGCTCGACGTAGAACTCGGTTCCATCGCCGTTGAAGACCTTTATACCGTTGTCAGTGGGCGGGTTGTGGCTGGCCGTTATCATAACCCCGGCATCTGCCAGCTTCCTCGTCCCCCAAGCAAGCACTGGAGTGGGAATCAGGTCCGCGTCGAGGACCTCCATCCCTGTGCTCAGAAGTCCGGATATCATGGCTTTCTTGAGCATGACGCTTGAAGTTCTCCCATCCCTTCCAACGAGGGCTTTCCCGCTCTTGTAAGTCCCGACCGCCATTCCGATTCTCATGGCGAGCTCTGGTGTAACCTTCTCCCAGAGGGTCCCCCTGATTCCGGCCGTCCCAAAGAGCCTCATACCACCACCGTAGGGAGTTGAAATGAACCTTAAATATCTTTCACGTATATCGCCAGGCCCCGGTAGTTGACGAGCCTCATAGTTCTAGGCATCGTGTCCCCAGCGAGGGGGAGAATGAAGACTGGAAAACCGAGCTTCTTGCCCAGGTCAAGTATCGGCTCGACTATCTCTGGAGTGGGTCTGACGGAATAGAGGGCAACCGCATCCTCATAAAGCTCAAGCCTCGGGTTGAAAAGATCGTCTCTTATGGCCTCTATACCTGCCTCTTTTGCCGCCTCGACGGCCTTTTCATTCCAATCAACGGCGAGAACTCTAAAGCCAAGCTCTTTCAGCCTGAGGGCTACCTTGAACTGAAAGCCTATCCCCAGCTCGGCTACTTTTCCCTTCGGAACCCGTGATGCTATAAAATCTGCGAAGTCCTCAATCGGCATGAGGGAAAAATTGAGAAGAGGCCTTAAAAACCTTCAGAAGACGGCCTTCCCGCTTCCCTTCTCAAAGACGTGAGCCTTCCTCATATCAAAGACAACGTCAACTTCCTGTCCTTCCTTAACCCTCGACTCCGCCGGGAACTTGCCGAGGAAGGTAACGTCTCCAACGCTCAAATGCACTATCTTCTCTCCACCGAGGTTCTCGATGATCTCCACGAGCGCTCTGGCCATGTTCTCCCCCGGAATCTTGACTTGGGCGAAGAGAGCGTCGTAGATGTCCTCCGGCCGTATGCCGAAGATGACCTCCTTTCCGACGAGGTTCTTCTCCTGGAGTACTTCAAACTGGTCGGGCAGGAACTTCAGCCTGAACTCTCCAAAGTCCGCGAAACCATCCTCAGTGACAGTAGCATCCATGAAGTTCATGGGTGGCGAGCCTATGAAGCCTGCAACGAAAGTGTTCGCGGGCCTGTCGTAGACCTCCTCAGGCGTTCCGACCTGCTGGAGCTGACCTGC encodes the following:
- a CDS encoding MBL fold metallo-hydrolase, whose product is MIEITFLGSGGGRFITITQFRSTGGFHISASRNIYVDPGPGALVRSWRYKLDPRKLDAIFVSHRHVDHCNDLEVMVEAMTGGALKKRGVLIASKSVVYGDEEHTPAISQYHINVLESVHIPEPGSKISIGDEELLITPSKHSDPTTIGFRMRTSFGDISYIPDTAYFDDLIRWHDGARVLIAAITRPRDMGIPYHMSTDDAVEMLKSMEKKPEVLVMSHIGMKMHFANPYKEAKYIENVTGVKTYVAKEGFRVTVDKKEIAVRTLRPARFV
- a CDS encoding UPF0146 family protein; amino-acid sequence: MPIEDFADFIASRVPKGKVAELGIGFQFKVALRLKELGFRVLAVDWNEKAVEAAKEAGIEAIRDDLFNPRLELYEDAVALYSVRPTPEIVEPILDLGKKLGFPVFILPLAGDTMPRTMRLVNYRGLAIYVKDI
- the glmM gene encoding phosphoglucosamine mutase; translation: MRLFGTAGIRGTLWEKVTPELAMRIGMAVGTYKSGKALVGRDGRTSSVMLKKAMISGLLSTGMEVLDADLIPTPVLAWGTRKLADAGVMITASHNPPTDNGIKVFNGDGTEFYVEQERELEEVIFSGEFKKARWNEIKTVRRVEVIPDYINAVLDFVNHETNIKVLYDGANGAGSLVAPYLLREMGAKVFSVNAHVDGHFPGRKPEPRYENIAYLGKLVKELGTDLAIAQDGDADRIAVFDEKGNYVDEDTVIALFAKLYVEEHSGGTVVVSIDTGSRIDDVVERAGGRVVRIPLGQPHDGIKKYGAIFAAEPWKLVHPKFGPWIDPFVTMGLLIKLIDENGPLSELVKEIPTYYLRKANVLCPDEYKSEVVKKASEGVEKKLSGEIKEVLTISGFRIALDDGSWILIRPSGTEPKIRVVVEAPSEKRRDELFEMAYSTVSRIVKEAEKKERLRRT